One stretch of Roseibium sp. HPY-6 DNA includes these proteins:
- a CDS encoding PrpF domain-containing protein, producing MQNRLRAAFYRGGTSKAVVFNGADLPAGRDARDRIFLHVLGSPDAYGRQLNGMGGGLSSLSKVVIVKPSQRSDADVDYTFVQIAVDEPLADYGSACGNMASCVGPFAVDEGMIDLHPEQNEALVRIYDTNTDRIYHARFPIKNGRAVETGNVSIPGVSGTGAPVVLEFLTPGGAATGKLLPTGHAVDELTVEGVGTIPASLIDAANPVVYVRASDFGKTATELPGDLDADNALMRQIEAVRSAGAVAMGMAASPDAVKRSNPKVAILGSPHAFTSLDGETHQAETHDLNVRLVSMGNFHRAITLTGGMCTAVAAQVSGSLVQQMAQIDGRDLRIGTPSGVLKVTANVEQGADGPEAVTAGTFRTQRRIMEGAVLYPEEFLEDAF from the coding sequence ATGCAAAACCGGTTGCGTGCAGCCTTTTACCGGGGCGGAACATCCAAGGCCGTGGTGTTTAACGGTGCTGATCTGCCGGCGGGGCGGGACGCTCGCGACCGGATCTTCCTTCATGTTCTGGGCAGCCCGGACGCCTATGGCCGACAATTGAACGGGATGGGAGGTGGTCTTTCATCGCTTTCGAAAGTCGTAATCGTAAAGCCGTCACAAAGATCGGATGCCGATGTCGACTACACATTCGTCCAGATCGCGGTCGATGAGCCTTTGGCCGATTATGGATCGGCATGCGGAAACATGGCGAGTTGCGTCGGCCCCTTTGCGGTCGACGAGGGGATGATCGATTTGCACCCCGAACAGAATGAAGCCCTGGTGCGGATATATGACACGAACACGGACCGGATCTACCACGCGCGCTTTCCGATCAAAAACGGACGGGCGGTCGAGACCGGGAACGTCTCGATTCCAGGCGTTTCGGGGACGGGCGCACCTGTCGTTCTGGAATTTCTCACACCAGGTGGTGCGGCGACCGGAAAGCTGCTGCCGACCGGCCACGCAGTGGACGAATTGACGGTTGAAGGAGTCGGGACGATTCCGGCTTCTCTGATCGACGCAGCCAATCCCGTGGTTTATGTCCGCGCTTCGGATTTCGGTAAAACGGCTACCGAATTGCCCGGTGATCTGGATGCGGATAACGCGTTGATGAGGCAGATTGAGGCGGTACGCTCTGCCGGTGCCGTCGCGATGGGCATGGCAGCCTCGCCGGATGCAGTAAAACGTTCCAATCCCAAGGTTGCAATTCTCGGGTCTCCTCATGCATTCACGTCGCTGGATGGGGAAACGCATCAAGCGGAAACACATGATCTCAATGTGCGCCTCGTCTCCATGGGGAATTTTCATCGCGCCATCACGCTCACCGGCGGAATGTGCACTGCGGTTGCAGCGCAGGTTTCCGGTTCACTGGTTCAGCAAATGGCGCAGATCGACGGGCGTGACCTTCGTATCGGAACACCGTCCGGCGTCCTCAAGGTGACGGCAAACGTGGAACAGGGCGCAGACGGTCCTGAAGCAGTGACGGCCGGCACCTTCCGCACGCAGCGGCGGATTATGGAAGGGGCAGTGCTCTATCCGGAGGAATTCCTGGAGGATGCGTTTTGA
- the acnA gene encoding aconitate hydratase AcnA — MRTQTIANTSFRAADYRAILGDGYRSLPYSLRLLAENAARHSENGAAAQDVLARNGDAVPFRPARLLLHDMLGIPALIDIMAMRNLLEEQGGDPLTVDMSLPVDLVIDHSMSINHWADKFALQKNMDREFEVNRERFAFLKACETRFPRLRVIPPGGGICHQVNLEYLGQTVLPSLEDPTLLIPDSCLGTDSHTPMINALGIMGWGVGGLEAEAVLFGETTPVNVPRVIGLEITGAPSDEIMATDIALVIAERLRALGVVDTFVELFGSGYRNLSVADRATIANMAPEYGSTMVFCPVDERTIGYLKDTGRNEAADRSEAFCKSQDLWVDAIDKGIVYDEVVELNLSQIGRSVSGPARPEQRIDLSDATEKLKLKGETRRRVAVEGAAHDIGDGDVIIAAITSCTNTANPRNMVTAGLMARNAVARGLQVPAHVKTSLAPGSRVVAAYLERSGLQTSLDALGFEVAAFSCSTCNGMSGPLDPAHEAAIKENDVKGIAVLSGNRNFAGRIHPLASRNMIASPPLVVAYALMGTILNDITSEPLGTDQKGRPVMLTDLWPSAEEVTEIVKTFVTPDEFSKNYAAINDVNTHWNNLQAGAGMYEWVPSSYVSFPPFVRTIRKEAAKVVPLKGLRPLVILGDSVTTDHISPSGIITPESEAGQYLQKLGVDPRDFNSFGTRRGCSDIVVRSTYANYRLRNEMTPDREGSWTRIEPEGEVTTVYKAIETYLDRDQKLVVIGGKEYGCGSSRDTAAKAPWLAGVRAVIAESFERIHRSNLVNMGIAPLCFPKGITRKTLRLDGSETFDIDLDEDLTGAMLTVHRKDGSYDMTPLDLRLYNDGERATFAAGGLLPRAFRKFLAGAA, encoded by the coding sequence GTGCGCACTCAAACCATCGCAAACACATCCTTTCGCGCGGCGGATTACCGCGCGATCCTGGGAGACGGGTACCGCAGTCTCCCTTATTCCCTTCGGCTGCTGGCTGAAAACGCGGCCCGTCATTCTGAAAATGGCGCGGCAGCTCAGGACGTCCTGGCGCGAAACGGCGATGCTGTTCCATTCCGTCCGGCCAGGCTGCTCCTGCACGACATGTTGGGCATACCCGCGCTGATCGACATCATGGCCATGCGCAATCTTTTGGAAGAACAGGGTGGCGATCCGCTGACGGTTGATATGAGCCTCCCGGTGGATCTGGTGATCGACCACTCCATGTCGATCAACCACTGGGCGGACAAGTTTGCGCTGCAGAAGAACATGGACCGCGAATTTGAGGTCAATCGCGAGCGCTTTGCGTTCCTGAAAGCCTGTGAGACCCGGTTCCCACGGCTGCGCGTGATTCCCCCGGGCGGGGGCATTTGCCATCAGGTCAATCTGGAATATCTCGGGCAAACGGTCTTGCCGTCCCTTGAAGATCCCACGCTTCTCATTCCGGATTCGTGTCTTGGGACCGACAGTCATACCCCGATGATCAATGCCCTCGGCATCATGGGCTGGGGTGTGGGCGGACTCGAGGCCGAAGCGGTGCTGTTCGGTGAAACGACGCCCGTCAACGTGCCGCGTGTCATCGGCCTGGAAATCACCGGTGCGCCGTCCGACGAGATCATGGCGACCGATATCGCGCTCGTCATCGCCGAAAGGCTGAGGGCCTTGGGTGTCGTCGACACGTTTGTCGAGCTGTTCGGATCCGGCTATCGCAACCTGAGCGTCGCCGATCGCGCAACGATTGCGAACATGGCGCCGGAATATGGATCAACGATGGTGTTTTGCCCGGTTGATGAACGCACGATCGGGTATCTTAAGGACACGGGCCGGAATGAGGCGGCAGACCGGAGCGAGGCGTTCTGCAAATCCCAGGATCTATGGGTGGATGCTATCGACAAGGGCATTGTCTATGACGAGGTCGTCGAACTCAATCTCAGCCAGATCGGCCGGTCGGTTTCCGGGCCTGCACGTCCCGAGCAGCGCATTGATCTGTCGGACGCAACCGAGAAACTGAAACTCAAGGGGGAAACCAGGCGCAGGGTTGCGGTTGAAGGTGCTGCCCATGATATCGGCGATGGCGATGTGATCATTGCCGCGATCACGAGCTGCACGAACACCGCAAATCCGCGCAACATGGTGACCGCAGGTCTGATGGCGCGCAATGCGGTGGCAAGGGGCCTGCAAGTGCCAGCCCATGTCAAAACGTCTCTTGCACCTGGTTCGCGCGTTGTCGCCGCTTACCTGGAACGAAGCGGATTGCAAACCTCCCTGGATGCGCTCGGATTTGAAGTCGCGGCGTTTTCCTGTTCAACCTGCAACGGAATGTCCGGTCCGCTTGATCCGGCACACGAGGCCGCGATCAAGGAAAACGATGTCAAAGGCATCGCGGTTCTATCGGGCAATCGAAATTTTGCCGGCCGTATCCATCCACTTGCCTCACGCAACATGATTGCATCACCGCCACTGGTGGTCGCCTATGCGCTGATGGGAACAATCCTGAACGACATAACGAGCGAGCCGCTCGGGACTGATCAGAAGGGCCGCCCGGTGATGCTGACGGATCTCTGGCCAAGCGCCGAGGAAGTAACGGAGATCGTCAAGACCTTCGTGACGCCGGATGAATTCAGCAAAAACTATGCGGCGATCAACGATGTGAACACGCATTGGAACAACCTGCAGGCCGGAGCTGGAATGTATGAATGGGTGCCGTCCAGTTACGTATCGTTCCCGCCCTTCGTGCGCACAATTCGCAAGGAGGCGGCAAAGGTCGTGCCGCTCAAGGGCCTCCGGCCGCTGGTCATTCTGGGAGACAGCGTCACGACGGATCATATTTCGCCGTCCGGTATCATCACACCAGAATCAGAAGCCGGTCAGTATCTTCAAAAGCTCGGCGTTGACCCCCGGGATTTCAACTCGTTCGGAACGCGGCGCGGGTGTTCGGACATTGTCGTGCGCTCCACCTACGCCAATTATCGGCTGCGCAATGAAATGACACCTGACCGGGAAGGCTCCTGGACACGGATTGAGCCGGAAGGCGAGGTCACTACCGTCTACAAGGCGATCGAGACCTATCTCGACAGGGACCAAAAACTCGTTGTGATCGGCGGCAAGGAATATGGCTGTGGCTCCTCCAGAGATACGGCCGCAAAGGCGCCGTGGCTTGCCGGGGTTCGTGCTGTTATCGCCGAAAGCTTTGAACGCATCCATCGCTCCAATCTCGTGAATATGGGAATAGCGCCTTTGTGTTTTCCCAAAGGGATCACGCGTAAAACGCTGCGTCTCGACGGCAGCGAGACATTCGACATCGATCTTGACGAGGACCTCACAGGCGCAATGCTGACTGTGCATCGCAAGGATGGCAGCTACGACATGACGCCGCTGGATCTTCGCCTCTATAACGATGGAGAACGCGCGACATTTGCTGCCGGGGGCTTGTTGCCGCGCGCGTTCCGGAAATTTCTTGCAGGAGCCGCCTGA
- the rraA gene encoding ribonuclease E activity regulator RraA → MSDDAAAFSTCDLNDAHPGSVRLVQLPFRDYGARRAFSGTIRTAVMVEDTKLVQETLFSEQGNGSVIVLDGGGSLRTALLGDRMAERLIANGWAGIVVNGAVRDSRLLAGLDIGVKALGTSPVRSAKAGTGAIDVPLAFGSVLFEPGMFIYCDEDGVLVTDGPLSL, encoded by the coding sequence TTGAGTGATGATGCAGCAGCTTTTTCGACCTGTGACCTGAACGATGCTCATCCGGGCAGCGTCCGCCTGGTGCAGCTTCCGTTTCGCGACTACGGCGCCAGACGCGCGTTTTCCGGAACAATCCGGACGGCGGTGATGGTTGAAGACACAAAGCTCGTTCAGGAAACGCTCTTTTCCGAGCAAGGCAATGGCTCCGTCATTGTCCTGGACGGCGGTGGGTCTTTAAGGACTGCTCTGCTCGGGGACCGTATGGCCGAACGGCTGATTGCCAACGGCTGGGCCGGGATAGTGGTCAATGGTGCTGTCAGGGACAGCCGGCTCCTTGCCGGGCTCGACATTGGCGTCAAGGCGCTCGGCACCAGCCCGGTCAGATCGGCAAAAGCCGGGACGGGGGCTATCGATGTCCCACTCGCATTCGGCAGTGTCTTATTTGAACCCGGGATGTTCATCTATTGCGATGAAGACGGTGTTCTTGTCACCGATGGACCGCTTTCGCTCTAA